CCAGTCCCAGTTTTCTGATTTGACCACGCTGGTGCAGGAGAACCTGGCGGGCGTGCGGGTGGTCAAGGCCTACAACCAGGAGCAGGCCTTCCTGGACCGCTTCCAGGAGGCCAACCAGGAGTACTTCGACCGCAACATGAGGCTGGTGCGCCTTTCCGGCGCCTACAATCCGCTTTTGAGCATGCTGCTGGGCCTCTCGATGGTGGGCCTGCTCTGGTACGGGGGAGGCAAGGTCATCGCGGGAGCCCTCAGCCTGGGCGACTTCGCGGCCTTCATGAGCTACATCATGATGCTCAGTTGGCCCGTCATCGCCTTGGGCTGGGTGATGAACATCTTCGAGCGCGGGGCGGCCTCGATGGGACGCATCAACGAGGTGCTCCAGACCCAGCCCGCCGTGCGCGACGTCGACACCCGTCCCCTGGCCGGCATCGAGGGCGCCATCGAGGTGGACGGGCTGAGCTTCTCCTACAACGGGACGCCGGTGCTCAGCGGCCTTTCCTTCAAGGTTGAAGCCGGACGCACGCTGGCCGTAGTGGGACGCACCGGCAGCGGCAAGTCGACGCTGGCTTCGCTGCTGTGCCGCCTCCACCCGCTGCCCGACGGCGTCATCAAGATCGACGGACGCGACATCAATTCGATTCCCCTCAGCCAGTTGCGGGGCGCCATCGGCTACGTGCCCCAGGAGACGTTCCTGTTCTCCGACACGGTGGCCCGCAACATCGCCTTCGGCGCGCCTCAGGCCGATTTGGAAGAAATCCGCCGGGCCGCAGAGGTGAGCAACGTGCGCCGGGATATCGAGGACTTTCCCGAGGGATTCGAGACCTTCGTGGGAGAGCGGGGCATCACCCTCTCGGGCGGGCAGAAGCAGCGGGTAGCCATCAGCCGCGCCCTGCTGGTCGACCCCCGAATTCTCATCCTCGACGACGCCCTTTCGGCCGTCGACACCGAGACCGAAGAGCGCATCCTGGGCAGCCTGGGAAAGGAGTTGCAGGGACGCACGGCCTTGCTCATCTCGCACCGCATCTCCACCGTCAGCCGGGCCGACCAGATCCTGGTGCTGGACCGGGGCCGGATCGTGGAGCGGGGCAACCATGAGGAACTGATGGAGCTGGGCGGATACTATGCCGCCCTCTACGAGAAGCAGCTTCTTCAGGAAGAGCTGGAGGCGGGATGAAGTCCAAGCACTACCACGACGAAGAAGCGCTGGGCAAGATCTACGATTCCCGCCTGGCCCGGCGCATGTTCGGCTATCTCAAGCCCTACGGGCCGCAGGTGGCCTGCTCCATCGCCCTCTTGCTGGCGGTGGCCGGACTGCAGGTCCTGGGGCCCTACCTGATGAAGGTGGGCATCGACGACTACATCGCCGCCCGGGATTGGAGGGGACTGCGTGGGCTGGCCCTGATTTACGCGGGCATCCTGCTGCTGCAGTTCGTGACCGCCTACGCCCAAGCCTACCTCATGAACTGGACCGGCCAGCGCATCATGTACGACCTGAGGATGCAGATCTTCGGCCATTTCCAGCGCCTCCACCTGGCTTTCTTCGACAAGAATCCGGTGGGAAGGCTGATCACCCGCGCCACCACCGACGTCGACGTCCTCAATGAACTCTTCACCTCGGGCGTGATCAAGATCTTCGGCGACATCTTCACCCTGGTCTTCATCGTGGCCGCCATGCTCTGGATCAACTGGAAGCTGGCGCTGGTCAGCTTCGCCGTCATTCCGCTGCTGGTGGCGGCCACGGCTGTTTTCAAGATCAAGGTGCGGGGCGCCTTCCGCCGGGTCCGAACCGCCATCGCCGGCATCAACGCCTTTATGCAGGAGAACGTGACGGGCATGGCGGTGGTCCAGGTCTTCGGCCAGAAAGAACGCCAGTTCCAAGAGTTCCGCCGCCGCAACCAGGGGCATCGCGACGCCTTCCTCGACTCCATCTTCTACTACGCCGTCTTTTATCCGGCCGTCAATTTGATCGGCGCTCTGGCGGTGGCCCTGATCTTGTGGTACGGCGGATTGCAGGTGATGGAAGGGGCGCTGACGCTGGGGGCGGTGGTGGCCTTCATCCAGTACGCCGACCGCTTTTACCGTCCCATCAGCGACTTGAGCGAGAAGTTCGGGATTCTGCAGAGCGCCATGGCCAGTTCCGAGCGCATCTTCAAGCTGCTCGACCAGGAGCCTGAGATCCCGCCGGCCCAACGGCCTTACCTTCCCTCGGGCCCGGTGCGCGGAGAGATCGAGTTTCGCGACGTCACCTTCGCCTACAAGCCGGGACATCCCGTCCTCAAGCGGGTCAGCTTCAAGGTGGGTGCCGGAGAGAGGGTGGCCATCGTGGGAGCCACGGGTTCGGGCAAATCCACCATCATCTCTCTGCTGAGCCGCTTCTACGACATCCAGCAGGGCCGCATTCTGGTGGACGGGGTGGATGTGAGGGAATGGGACTCGGGGGCCTTGAGGCGGCAGATGGCCGTCGTCTTGCAGGACGTCTTTCTCTTCAGCGGCACGGTGGCCCAGAACATCAGCCTATGGTCGAGCCGCCGCCATCCCGCCCCCGCCCCGGAGAGCGTCCGCCGGGCGGCCCGCCAGGTGCATGCCCAGCCTTTCATCGAAGAGCTGGCCCAGGGATATGAAAGCCGGGTAGCGGAAAGAGGGGCGTCGCTGTCCGTGGGTCAGAGGCAGTTGCTGGCCTTCGCCCGGGCTCTGGCCCGCGATCCACGCCTGCTGATCCTGGACGAAGCCACCTCGTCCATCGACACCGAGACGGAACTGCTCATCCAGGACGCCCTCGACCGTTTGATGCAGGGACGGACTTCGCTGGTGGTGGCCCACCGGCTTTCCACCATTCAGACCAGCGACCGAATCATCGTGCTGCATAAAGGGCGCATCCGGGAATCAGGCACTCATCAAGAACTGCTGGCTGAACGCGGTCTTTACCACAAGCTTTATCAGTTGCAGTACAAAGATCAGTTAAGAGACTCCCGGCGGGACACGGCTATTTCTTGCCTTGATCGGGCATGAAGAACATCACCGATTCGCCCTCTTCCAGCCTCATGATGTCGTCCACGAAGAACTTGCGTTCGTCGGGCAGCCAGAACGCCTCGATGTCGTCCCAAGGGTCGTCCCAGGCCACGCGCCAGCGTACCGGGTGAGCCGATTGGCCTTCCACTTCCTCGGCTTCCTCGGCGGAATACGCGATTCCCTCGGGGTCGGCCACCCAAATCTGGCCGCTGCCCAGCCCGCGGTCGTAAACGCTGGCAGACCTTCTTACCTTGAATCTAAGCATAAACGAGTCACCCTGTTTGGATGCATCAATGTCCTTTGCATCGCCGTTTACGGCATATTTGCTCAGGTAAACGACGACTAACTCTTGGTCAGAGTCAATAAGCCCCAAATCTACCCGGTAGATTCCGGATACTCCCCTGTAACGAGTCTTTATATTAACACTAAGGACTGACTCGGGGTAGAGAGACGGCGGCTTCTCCCGGGGCGCCTTTCATCCCGGCCTATGCCGCTGGGAGCCATCCCGTCCCGCCACTGGCGGGCACGGAGATGCTAAACAAATTCGCATCGGAGCCGATGAGAGAAATGGCAAGCTGCCGCCTGGTGGCGGCCGAAGGGTGATTGCGGTGCAACGAAGAGAAATCATGGCCAAGGCCTTGCGCGACCTGCCGCCTTTTCCGGCGGTGGCTTGGGAGGTCATGCGCATGGTCAAGGATCCCAATGCGGGGGCTTCGGACCTGGAGAAGGTGGTGGCCCGCGACCCGGCTCTGGCGGCCCGCGTCCTCAAACTGTCCAACTCGGCCCTCTATGGGGTGCGCGGTACCATCACCACTCTTTCACGGGCCATCGTCATCCTGGGCATGAAGACGCTTCAGTCGCTGGTGGTGGCGGCTTCCAGCGAGTCGCTTTACCGGAGCGGCAGCCTCAAGGACCGGTTGATGTGGAACCATGCGCTGGGTGTGGCCCTGATATCGCGCCTGCTGGCCCGGCGTTTCAACCACAGCGAGCCTGAAGAGGCCTTCGTGGGGGGGCTTCTGCACGATATCGGCAAGACGGTGCTCGACCATAATCTGCCGGGCCGTTATCAAAACGTGCTTCAGGCCGTCTACAACGACGGCATGACCTTCCTGGAGGCTGAGAATCACTATCTGGATTTCAACCATACCGAGGTGGGGGCTTACGTGCTCAACCGCTGGAATTTCGCCCCTGTTCTGCAGGAGGCGGTGCGCCTCCATCACCAGCCCGAGTATGCCCAGATCGACGCCCGCCTGTGCGCCATCGTCAGCTTGGCCAACACCCTCTGCGTGCGTCTGGGCGTGGGGCCGGAACGCAATCCCGATCTCGACCTGAGCGATTGCGAAGCGGTCTCGATGCTCAAGTTGAGCGGGGAGGAGGCGGAGCAACTGCTGGAGGCGGTGCGTCCGGGGCTGCAAGACCAGGAACTGTTTTAGTTTTAGCTATAAGTAGCGAGCAGCCTCATACCGCCGAGAGGCAATTGGGCCTTAACCGCGGTCACTGATGGTTGACACGTGTGTGAACTTGTTGGCCACCTAGTGGCCGTAGCGAGCAGCCTCATACCGCCGAGAGCAAATAGGCCCTCAGCGCGGTCGCTGAAACTTGATTCGTGTGTGAACTTGTTGGCCACCTAGTGGCCCTAGTGGCCCTAGGAGCCGACCTGGAAACGGAGGCGGTGGAAGTCGTTGCTCTTGGCCTCGAGATCCATCAACTGGAGCTGAAGCACGTACTGTCCCGGCTCGAATCCCTGCAGAGGAATGACCGTGCCCCAGTCGCGTCCGCTTTGGGCGGAGCCGGGAAGCTCGGTGGGCTGGATGCGCTTGATGATCTGTCCTTCATGAATGAAGCTGGCGGCCAGCACCACCCGGCAGTCCTGTTGTTCGGGCACCCAGTACTGAAAGTAAAGGTAAAGGTGAGAGTCGCTGCCGAACTGAGAAGTCCTCATGGGCAGCAGCCGCACGCCTTGGTAGACCAGCTCCGAGTCTGAGGGCAGGGGCTGGTCGGGGGAGCCCACTTCCACGCGGTTGGTGACCAGCACCGACCCGAAAGCCACCTTGGAGGGGCTGCGCTGCTGCAAGTCGACTTCTAGCAGGGCCGTGCCGCTGCTCTGCGACTCGACCTCGCGCAGCACCGTGCGCAAAGTGTAGTGTCCGGCCGGGGCCAGGAAGCGGTTGCCGTATTCGACGTTTTCCAGCGGGTAGTCCTGGGGGATCTCCAGCGAGTCGATGAACTCATCGAAGATTCTGCCTTGCTCGTCCAGCAGCGAAGTGTAGATGTCGACCCTCTGTCCCTTCAGGCCTTGCACCGGGAATTGGACGGTGAGCGGCAGCATCCATTCTTGCTGGGGCAGGAAATAGCTTTCCCAGGAGAGATCGACCCGCAGGGAATCGAAGGTGACGTTGGCGGCGATGTCTTTCTTGATGCTGTCCTGCGACTGGATGCGACGCCGGCGTTCCTCTTCTTCCTCTTCCAGCAGTTGGCCGGGTGAACGGAAGAGATCGGCCACGTGCTTGGCGAAGTCGCCCGTCCCCGAGGTGGGCAATTCGGCGCCGCGCGCGTTGATGACGCCCGGCGGACCCGCCATGGTCAGGCGGTAGCGCACGTCGGCTTCCATCCAATTGGGGTTGGAGGCGGGAAAGAACTTGCGCTCCAGGGTGTCGGCCTTTTCCTGGGCGGTCTGCGATTCGCCCAGCACGAAGTTCTGACGGGTAAGTCCGCCGGCCCGCTGGAAGACTACCCGCATTTCTCCCCTGAAGTGCTTGGCCAGGGGCAGTTGGTGGTAGACCCAGACGATGCTGTCGGGGCTGCGTTCGGTGGACTCGAGTTGCTGATCGGCACTGATTACGTTGCGGGCCTGGTGGAAGTATTCGCCGTCCGGAGGGCCGTGGATGATATAGACGCGTCCGCGGTCGCTCTTCCAGCCGGGCACGCCTTCCGAAAAGTGCTGCTGGGCGAAGATCCAGCGCCGGTAGTGCTCTTCCTTGTACTCGTTTCGCGGGGTGGAAGGGCTGGGGTCGCGGCGCTGCCAGAACCGCGCGATGAAGGCCTGCTTCTCCTCTTTGCCCTGGAGGCTTTTGAATTCCTCTTTTTCTTTCTCGGAGATAATCCACACCACCTCGCGCTCCAGCCATTTCTTGAACTGCCCCTTTTCCGCCGCGTCCTGAGCCGAAAGCGGGCAGAGCAGGCAAGGGATGAAGAACGAAGAAGCCAGTGCCAGACGGATGGATTTCACGATGTTCTCCTAACGGATAAGAAAGTCGGCGCTGCGCCTCCGCGCCTGTCCCGCCTGGCGGTCGAGTACCTCCAATTCCAGCCGGTAGCGTCCGGGAGCGAAACGTCTGAGGGGGAATGAGATGCCGTAGGCCGTGCGCCGTTCCTCTTCCTTCCCTCCGGCTTCCGTCAGGTAGTCCAACGACTTGCTGGGCACCGTGGCCACCAGCCGCCGGCCCTGCCAGAAGCGGCACACCAGATCGAGGTCGGGCTGGGCGTCGCGCAGAGCGGGGTTGTAGACCTCGACGAAAGCCGTCAGGAGATCGCCGCGGCGGAAGCGGCTGTCCGTCGCCGGAATCAGGTAGAAGTCCTGCAGAGAGGGCGGACGGCTGCCCCCCAGAAGGCGCACCGGCAGCGACTCCTCTCTGGCCGAGGAAGCGCGCGGCACCACGTCCCGGAAAAGCAGCACGTCGCTCATGGCCAGCGATTCCCCCGAGAAATCGGGCAGTTCCACGGGACGGCTGAGGAAGGCCGCCGCCCTGTGATCCTGGAGGGTGGCGTAGACGGCCAGCCGGTAGCTGCCGGGACGGGCCTCCAGGCGGGTCTGGTAGAGAAAATCGCGCTCTTCCTCACCCTGGCCATGGGCGGGATGAGCTTGCAGGCGCATGCGGTCCACCACGTGAGCCACCGGTTGCCGGCCGGGGCCGATCAGCTCGATGAGGAACTCCAGGGTATCTCCAGCCCAGGAGGAGTCCAGGGACAGAGTCACCGGCAGGGTGGTCTGTCCCCGGGCGGCGCGGACGGCGCCCGTCTGCAGCCCCAACTCGAAGCGCTGCACGTAGACTTCCGACTCGACGTTCTCGCGCAGCCGCCGCCGCAGGGCCAGCTTGCGCTCCAGCACATTGCCCCGCGACTCGTCCAGATCGCGGATGCCCAGCACCACCTCGTTGGCGTCGAAACGGAAGGCGGCCGAAGGGGTGAAGATGGATGAATAGAGCTGCTCCACGCTGCCGTAACGGTACTGCCCGGCGTAGACTACCTTGTAGCCTCCCGCCGTGTTGTTCTCCTGCATGAAACGGGCGATGGCCAGATCGCGCTGAAGCCGGTAGGTATAGTTCTGGTCGGCGGCGGGGCCGAGGCGCGAAAGCTGGTGGGCGGCGGCCCACAAGGCCGTACGGTTGGCCCTCGAGAAGATGACCTCGAAGTGTCCCGGAAAGTGTCGCGCCCCGTCCAGATGATGATAGACCCAGACCTCGCTGTCGGGCATCTCCAAAGGAATGCGGGCGAAGGGGGTCTTTTTCACGCTGGTCTGCTGGGCCAGCACCGGCGTGGGGCCGAAGATCTCCAACTGCAGCGTCGATCCGCCGATGTCGAAGTGGATGGTGTCGGGCGGGCCGTGCATGATCCACACCCGTCCCCGCGCCGTCCGCCACCCGGGGATGCCCTCCGAGAATTTCTCGTTGGCCTGGCGGATGCGCTTCAGGTGCTGCTGACGGAACTCGTTGGCTTGCGTGGAAGGGTCGGGGTCGCGCAGGCGCCAGAAGCGCTCGATGAAGGCATCGCGCTCGGCGTCGCTGGCGAGGGCCCTGAACTCGTCGTTTTCGCGGTCTGAGATCAGGTAGGGGACTTCTTCCTCAAGCCACTGGCGGTAACGCTCGGCCAAAGGGCCCGGCGGCCCGGTTGCCGCAGGTCCCGCCGCCAGGACCAAGGGGCAGAGAAAACCGAGAAAAATCCCGGCCGTCAGGCCCCGGCGGACCTCGGCGAAGATGCCTCTTCCCATCGTCTACCTCCAAGAATCGTTGCAGGGCATTATACAGCCTGCTGTCAAAGGGCGGGTAGGGGGAGAGGGCGAGCGGGCCGGACTTCTACAATTCGCGTCCGAAGTACTCGTAGTTGATCTCGATGTAGTTCTGCCACTGATCGGGCACCTCGTCCTCGGGGAAGATGGCTTCCACCGGGCACTCGGGTACGCAGGCGCCGCAATCGATGCATTCCTCGGGATCGATATAGAGCTGCTTGGCTCCTTCGAATTCCTCCTCGTCGCTGCGCGGATGGATGCAGTCCACCGGGCAGGAGTCGACGCAGGCGGTGTCTTTGGTGTCAATGCAGGGTTCACAGATGATGAAGGTCATCAGCGGTCTCCTTTTCTGGTTGCTGCCACCCTTCAAATGTAAAGAAAATTGGCTCCAGGTCAAGTGCAAAAGTGATTTTTTAGGCTTTTTATACATTTTTGTAGAAAAATAAGCCCCGCTCGGCACTTTCCCGGGCAGACGGATACAATAGTGAAGATGACAAAGCGCCGACTCCTTCACCGGCTGGCCTGGGTCTTGGGCGGGCTGGCTTGTCTGGCAGGGCTGCTCTGGTGGGGGACGCTCCCCGAAGTGGAGTCCTTCCAGGCCGTGAAGGAGAACTTCAGCCGCTCTGACGCGGTCTTCCTGAGCCGGCAAAAAGAGGTGCTTCAAGAGGTCCGCGTCGATATGCAGGGACGGCGCCTGCGCTGGACGCCACTGGCGGACATCTCCCCTGCTTTGAGAGAAGCCGTGCTGCTGGCCGAGGACCGGCGCTTTTTCTCTCACGCGGGGGTGGATTGGAGAGCGGCGGCGGGCGCCGCAACGGATTGGCTGAGGGGTCAGGGACTACGCGGAGCCAGCACCATCAGCATGCAGGCCGCCGCCTTGATCGATCCCCGGCTGCGGGCCCAGGGACGCCGTTCCTGGATGCAGAAGTGGAATCAGGTGCTGACCGCCCGGGCCCTTGAGAGCAGTTGGAGCAAAGAGGAGATTCTGGAGGCTTACCTCAACCTGGTCTGGTTCCGCGGCGAACTGCAAGGGGTGGAAGCAGCCTCCCGCGGACTCTTCGGCAAGCGTCCCCACGGGCTGGAGCGGGCTGAGGCGGCGCTGGCGGCCGCCCTCATCCGCGCTCCCAACGCCTCCTGGGAGCAGGTGGCGCAGCGCGCCCAGTTACTCTGGGAGGGAGCCTCGCCGGCCCAGCGCCAGGAAATGGACGGCCTGGCGCGTCGGGCGTTGAGCGGGGGCTACCGCGTTGCGGGCCGGGCCGATGAGGCCTTTCACGCCGCCCGCCGGATGCTGGGCGGAGAAGAGTCGGGCGCCTCGCCCATTCATTCTACCCTGGACGCCCCATTGCAGCGCTATGCCGCTCAGGTTCTGCGCCAGCACCTGGGCCATCAGGACGGACGCAACGTTTCCGACGGCGCCGTGCTGGTGGTCGACAACGCCTCGGGACAGGTCTTGGCCTACCTGGGAGGCAGCGCTGAGCTTTCCAGCGCCCGCTATGTGGACGGCGTGCAGGCCCTGCGCCAAGCCGGCTCGACGCTCAAGCCCTTCCTCTACGGACTGGCTTTCGAGCGGCGCCTCTTGACGCCGGCTTCGCTGCTGCGCGACGAGCCCATGGAGGTGGCGGTGGGGGGAAGCGTCTACCGTCCCCAGAACTACGACCAGAGCTTTCGGGGATGGGTGACGGCGCGGGTGGCGCTGGCTTCTTCGCTCAACGTCCCCGCCGTTCAAGTGTGGCAGACGGTAGGAGGCGAGCCCTTTGTGGAACGCCTGCGCCGGCTGGGCATAGGTCCCCTGCTGGAGGCTGATTTCTACGGACCTTCGCTGGCCCTGGGATCGGCCGAAGTCCGTTTGTGGGACATGGTCAACGCCTACCGGACGCTGGCCAACGGCGGCCTTTGGACGCCCCTCACCCTGCGCCTGTCGGGCCGGGACGCGGCCGAGGACGCACCCCGCAGGGTCTACACGCCGGAGGCGGCCTTTTTGTTGGGCCGCATCCTCTCCGACCGCCAGAGCCGGGCCGCCACCTTCGGCCTGGAAAGCGCGCTGGCCACCCGCTTCTGGACCGCCGTCAAGACGGGAACCAGCAAGGACATGCGCGACAACTGGTGCTTGGGCTATTCCAGCCGCTACACGGTGGGGGTGTGGGTGGGCAACTTCTCGGGAGAGCCCATGTGGGACGTCAGCGGCGTCACCGGAGCGGCCCCGGTCTGGCTCGACCTCATGAACCGTCTTCACGAGAGCCTCCCCAGCCAGCCTCCGGATGCTCCCCCAGGGGTGGTGGAAGCGCGGGTTAGGATGGCGCTGCAAGGGGAGGTGAGCAAGGAGTGGTTTTTGCGCGGCAGCCAGCCGCGCGAGGTGCGCCCGCGTCCGGCCGCTGCCGCAGCCGCCCGCATTCTCTCGCCGGCTGCCGACACCGTCTTCGCCCTCGATCCCGAGATTCCCGACAAGCGGCAACGCCTCTTCTTTCGCCTCGACGACTGTCCCCACTGCCGCTGGCGCCTCAACGGAGAGGATCTGGGGCCGGCCTCGGCAAAGATCTCCTGGAAGCCGGTGCCCGGACGCCACCTGCTGCAACTGATCGGCTGTCCCCCGTCTCAAGCCTCCTGCAACGGTCCTGTGCTCGACGCCGTCACTTTCCAGGTGCGCGGCTCATTGGATTAAGGGCCCAACTCGCAAGTCCGGATTGGGGGGTTGGGCTAGGGCTTTTTTTCCAGTTCTTTGGCCAATTCGATCAAGGCCTGTTTGGCCTGCGGGTGGGAGCTGTCGCCCAACTCCCGGATAGCGGCTTTGCGCAGGCGCAGGCTGGGATGGGTGCGGGCGATGGAGACCACCGTGTCGACTCCGCGGCCTTGAGGAATGTTGAGCAGGGCCTCCAGGGCCTCGCGCTGCACCCGGTAGTCGGCGTCGTTTTCGGCCACCCGCTGCAAGGTGGGCAGGATTCTCTCCGAGGCCTGGCGTCCCAGTTGCTCCAGCGCTTCCCGGCGGACGGCCGGCTGGGCGTGAGATTCCGCCGTGGCGATGAGCGTGGACAAAGTGTCCTGGGCGGGGAAGCGGGCCAGGGCCTCAACCGCCTCCTTCTGGGCGCTGGCCGGAATGTCGGCTTGCAGCGCTTCTTGCAGGACCCTGCGTGCCGGGGCGTCCTTGCGTTTGCCCAGGGATTCGGCGGCTTCGCAGCGGACTTTCTCGTCCGGGTGCTGGAAGAGGACGCGCCGCAGGGCATTGAGCCCCTGGTCGTCGGCAAAGTAGGCCAGGGATTCCACCGCCTCCCGGGCTACGCGGGAATTGCTGTCCTCGAAGGCGCTTTGCTGCAGCGCCTGGACGGACCGCTCGGTCTTGTGACGGCGCAATTGCTCGGCGGCTTCCCGGCGCAGGTCGGGCTCGCCGTTCTCGCGCAGCACTTCGATCAGGGCCGCTTCGGCGCGGGCCAGGGATATGGCTCCCAGGGCCTCGACGGCCTCTTTGCGCACGGCCGCGGAAGCGTCGTTTTGCAACGTCCGCTGCAGCAGGCCCACCGACTCGGGGGTCTGCACCATGCGCAGTCCTTCGGCGGCCTCGCGGCGGACGTCCGCCGACTCTTCGTGCGAGAGCACCTGCTGCATGAAGGCAAGCGCTTGCCGGGGCAGGTCGTGGAAGGCTGCCGCCTCAACCACTTCCTTGCGGGCTTTTTCCGCCTCTTCGCCTTGATAGAGGCTGCGCATCAACCTGAAACCTTCTGCCGCTTCCACCTGCCCCGCCCACACCAGCGGATGGTCCTCCAGCGGAAAGGGGAACTCGACGTTGCCGCGCACCATGTTGCGCAGTTGGTGGGCGGCGCCGTCCTCGCTCTTGAAGTAAAGCAGGACGGCCACGGTTTTCTGCACCATTTCCTCGGGATCGGGGCTGAAGTGATCTTCGAACACCGTGGCGGGATCGTCGAGCAGGGGCAGCAGTGAGCGGCCGTAGGTGGAGACCAGTCCGTCGCGCAGGGTCATGCGGTAGGAGTTGAGCACGTGGGCGTCCCGGCGCATGTTGCGGCGGAAGGCATAGCCGAACCAGAAGGCGTCCTGGGAGGAGGCTTGGGACTGCCCGCGGGCCCACTCCAGTTTTTGTTCCAGAGCGCCCTGAGGCGCCCGCTCCAGGTTCTGAGCCAGGCCTGTCAGGCTCAGCAGCAAGAAAGTCAGGCAAAGGATTACTCTTCTTTTCATCTTCTCTCCTCTCGAATTTTGGACGTGGCCGAGAGATTCCGGTTGGCCCGATCTGGCAGTCGGCTCCTAGTTGCGGTTGAGGATCTCTACCAGCGCCTGTTTGGCGGCCGGGGTGCCAATTTCGCCCAGCGAGTTGACGGCCGCGCGGCGGACCGCCGTATGAGCGTCCTCCATGGCGGCTTTCTTGAGGGCCTCCACCGAGCGGTCGTCATTGAATTCGCCCAGCCCGCGGGCCGCTCGCAGGCGGCAGGCGTGGCTGCGGTCCTGGCCCAGGATCTGGGCCAGCGTGAGCAGGGATTCCTCGCTGCGGAACTCGTCCAGCATTCGTACGGCGGTTTCGCGCATCACCGGGCTGGCGGCATTGAGGGCCAGATCGCGGACGAAGGGAAAGGCAATCTCGTCGTCCATGTCGGCGATCGCGGCCAGCGCCGTCTTGCGGACTTCGTTGTCGCCGTGTGACATGACCAGTTCCCTCAAGAAAGGCAGCACCATCTCGGAGGGGAAGTCGTCGCCCAGGACCAGGAGCGCGCGCCGCCGCGTCCTCTCCAGCACGGCTTGTTCGAAGACCTGGCGCAGGGCATCGAAGCCCGCCTGGTC
This sequence is a window from Acidobacteriota bacterium. Protein-coding genes within it:
- the pbpC gene encoding penicillin-binding protein 1C, which translates into the protein MTKRRLLHRLAWVLGGLACLAGLLWWGTLPEVESFQAVKENFSRSDAVFLSRQKEVLQEVRVDMQGRRLRWTPLADISPALREAVLLAEDRRFFSHAGVDWRAAAGAATDWLRGQGLRGASTISMQAAALIDPRLRAQGRRSWMQKWNQVLTARALESSWSKEEILEAYLNLVWFRGELQGVEAASRGLFGKRPHGLERAEAALAAALIRAPNASWEQVAQRAQLLWEGASPAQRQEMDGLARRALSGGYRVAGRADEAFHAARRMLGGEESGASPIHSTLDAPLQRYAAQVLRQHLGHQDGRNVSDGAVLVVDNASGQVLAYLGGSAELSSARYVDGVQALRQAGSTLKPFLYGLAFERRLLTPASLLRDEPMEVAVGGSVYRPQNYDQSFRGWVTARVALASSLNVPAVQVWQTVGGEPFVERLRRLGIGPLLEADFYGPSLALGSAEVRLWDMVNAYRTLANGGLWTPLTLRLSGRDAAEDAPRRVYTPEAAFLLGRILSDRQSRAATFGLESALATRFWTAVKTGTSKDMRDNWCLGYSSRYTVGVWVGNFSGEPMWDVSGVTGAAPVWLDLMNRLHESLPSQPPDAPPGVVEARVRMALQGEVSKEWFLRGSQPREVRPRPAAAAAARILSPAADTVFALDPEIPDKRQRLFFRLDDCPHCRWRLNGEDLGPASAKISWKPVPGRHLLQLIGCPPSQASCNGPVLDAVTFQVRGSLD
- a CDS encoding HEAT repeat domain-containing protein, translating into MKRRVILCLTFLLLSLTGLAQNLERAPQGALEQKLEWARGQSQASSQDAFWFGYAFRRNMRRDAHVLNSYRMTLRDGLVSTYGRSLLPLLDDPATVFEDHFSPDPEEMVQKTVAVLLYFKSEDGAAHQLRNMVRGNVEFPFPLEDHPLVWAGQVEAAEGFRLMRSLYQGEEAEKARKEVVEAAAFHDLPRQALAFMQQVLSHEESADVRREAAEGLRMVQTPESVGLLQRTLQNDASAAVRKEAVEALGAISLARAEAALIEVLRENGEPDLRREAAEQLRRHKTERSVQALQQSAFEDSNSRVAREAVESLAYFADDQGLNALRRVLFQHPDEKVRCEAAESLGKRKDAPARRVLQEALQADIPASAQKEAVEALARFPAQDTLSTLIATAESHAQPAVRREALEQLGRQASERILPTLQRVAENDADYRVQREALEALLNIPQGRGVDTVVSIARTHPSLRLRKAAIRELGDSSHPQAKQALIELAKELEKKP